GGGACTTGATAGAGCAGAGAATTGGGAGCCATGATTGCAGGCAGACCAAGGCACTGGGATGGTGGCTGTGATGCTGAGAAAAGCCTCCTTTGTCTTGTGAAGCAGAAAGGCCCAAGCCCTGATCCCCAGAGCCTTGGCAGGGAGATCCTGTCCCTCATGTTGGCTCAGGGCCCTTCCTGTCAAATGAAAGagcaggggacagcagctgccagaCTCTGCATGGGGTGCAAGGATGCCATGAGGCCCAAATCCCATGTGGGCAGTGTGTCTCATCCCAGGATGTGGGATGTGAGAAGGGACCACTCTGAACAAACAGTCAATGCCAGTGAAACTTTGAACTTCAGATCTCTCAGGGCCAAGGTGAAGGCACCACTTCCTCACTGGGAAGTTTGGCTCTGAGGATGCCATGTGTGATACTAACCCACATGCAGAGCTCCTTTTGCGTCCTGCACTTTTTCCACAATAAACCCATGcagcgctacaggcttggggatgagtggctggatgactgtgaagagcaaagggacctgggggtgttggttgatgcttggctgaacgtGAGCAGACAGTGTGCACAGGTGGCCATTAGGGAAAACGGCATCCTGccctgcattagaaatagtgtggccagcaggagcagggaggacatcatccctctgtactcagcactggtgaggtcacacctcaagtactgtgttcagttttgggcccctcactacaagaaagacactgaaacttgtccaaagaagggcgacaaagctggtgaggggtctggagcacaggtgtgCTGAGGAGtagctgagagagctgggatttttAGACTGGAGAAGAcgaggctcaggggagacctccTTGCACTCTCCCACATCCTAAAGGcaggttgtgatgaggaggggtttggctcTTCTgccaggcaacaaacaggacccgaggaagtggccacaagttgtaccagaggagttttaggttagacataaggaagaactttttctctcagagagtggtcaggcactggatgGCTGCTCAGGAGGTTGTGGAGGCTccgtccctggcagcgttcaaCAGATGGCtagatgaggagctgtgagatctggtttagtgcttgtggtagtaATGAtgatgggaggacggttggactcgatgatcttacAGGACATTTCTGACCAtgcaattttatgattctatgattctatgattctaatctGTATTGATGCACCatcactgcactgctgccagctgtgacAGAACAGTGGATCTGCCATcactctgctcctctgctcactGTGACAGCACAGTGACCCTGACGTGATGATCTTCCTTCCTACTGTCACAGAACAACAACTGCAACACCACTGTGCTCATATCAGCTGTGACAGCACAGTGGAGCTGAAGTCACTGAGTTTGTCTCTCCTTTACAGTAACTCAGTTACTGTACATCACTGTACAGCCTACAGTGCATCACTGTAATTCTGACCACTGCCACAACTGAGTAATTCTGACATCACTGCTCTCCACATTTCTGATACACCACTGTGGCATCGCTGAACTCCTATCCACTGTGACAGCACAGTGACTTCAACATCACTGTGCTTGTACCTGCTATCATAGAATCCTGGCATATCCTGCaatggaagggacccataaggatcattaagtccaacttTTGGCTCCACACATCTGCCCTAAAAGCAGACCATATGACTGAGTGTGTTGTCTTGTCATGGAGTTATCTAGAGCAATCTGTGCCCgtgacagagggcagcaggcCTGCAGTCCTACtggccaaaaataaaaataggaatgaaaataataacaataacaataacaataacaataacaataacaataacaataacaataacaataacaataacaataacaataaaacacagcggcaacaatctaaGGAGGAAACATAgttttactaaatatgatattggaatgcaagataacacaatattATAATATAAAATTGAAATTTAGGGTAATAAATCATATAAAATGAGAGAGCGAGCGTCTGAAACCAAAAGCCTGACTTTGAACTGAGGGCGCACAGCTGGGGAGTGAACCCAcacactgcagggcagcaagCAAGGGAGTGATCCTGGGACTCCCTCCCATGACTGATCTTCTATACTTAAAAATCAGAGTCCTCTGGGTATACAGTTCTTCTCTCCTGAGAGCCAGGTATCCAGAAAGTTGTCTGTCCACAGAACTGGAGTATTTACTCCTTAATTCCCTGTactttacatgatgttatgatgtggaataccaataacaagaatcataaaaccatgacaccagGTGGGGCATTTGCAGCTTTGCTAGGCACACACCATCTGCTAGGACAAAAAATGCTTCAGGAATCAGTCTGTCTACTGGTGATTAATTCATATGACTTCAAAGTACGTTTTGCAGAGATGACCCTGTTGTCTATCAGGAGCTGCCAATGCAGAGACCTAAGGAGATCCGCAGGGAGAGCaatgaggaagagaaaatgacatcttctgctggagagctgggccGGGCTCCTGGGACACAGGGAGCTGATAAaagtgggcagtgctgcagagagacagctgtgcccaggagcagctcttctacacagcacagcctgcaggtgacaggaggagagcagagaaaggagagcGAGCTTGTAGGATGTGTATGGTGTGAGCAGGCTGTGAGCTCACTGGAGGAGCATCGCTGACAGCCTTTGACAAGGTAAGTCTCACTGCAGGCTATGACTCTGCTGTCTGCCAGGCTCGGCACTCAGCCTGCCTGGGGAGCTGCCCAGGACGCTGCGGGGAGATGTGTGGGGGGAAGGAGCCCcctggcagggcagggcagggcaggagccttctgctgctggaggcatGGGCATCACAGCTTCAGCACTCCCAGAGTGTTACCAAGGGCACTTTGCAAGAGGAGAGACAAGGCAGGGATTTTCCCATACCTGTCCTTAGGGAAGGAGAATGAGTTGGAGGcagaaatgtaaaaggagaTGTGAAATATGAACACAACTATAAGAGTCCTGAACTGTACGTTTCTCAGTCTGCAGTTATATGCACAAACTCCTCATGTGCTTTCAGCCTCTTTTCTCCCAAAGGATTGCACCAGCTGGAATTTGCGTACTTCTCTGCAGACATGAATAATGCACTTGTCCAGCAAACAGGCAGCTTTCTCTAGTAGAAATTTAAGTGCAGAGGTAGGAATGGGCACTCTGAGTGCAGACAGACGAAAGATACGAGGAATGGAAATATGTCATAGGAAGAAAGTATCCAGGAGGCTGGGATATGATTAGACAATGAGAGGAAAGCAAGAGCTCCTTCATCTTCGAATTCTCAAGGGATGGTGAAGCTCATGTAAATTCAAGCTATGGAGTTAAATGAACATTGtcctaagagaaagaaaaactgttatAGCATGGCGGGAGGAGTGTCTCTGAAAAAGCTCTTGACTCATCATTATCTTCTGCACTCTGAACAGGACTCCAGGCCCAACAGGAACTGCAGATGcccaacagcagctccatcagccagttcctcctCCTGGCGTTGGCAGACAcgcggcagctgcagctcctgcacttctggctcttgctgggcatctacctggctgccctcctgggcaacggcctcatcagcacagccgTAGCCTGCCACCACCGCCTGCACACCCCCatgtacttcttcctcctcaacctCGCCCTCCTCgacctgggctgcatctccacCACTCTCCCCAAAGCCATGGCCAATGCCCTCTGGGACACCAGGCACATCTCCTATGCTGGATGCGTTGCCCAGacctttctgtttgtctttttcatcTCAGCAGAGTATTCTCTTCTCACCATCATGTCCTATGACCGCTATGTTGCCATCTGCAAGCCCCTGCACTATGGGACCTTGATGGACAGCAGAGCTTGTGccaccatggcagcagctgcctgggccACTGGCCTTCTCCATGCTCTGCTGCACACTATCAGTACATTTTCTCAGCCACTGTGCCGTGGCAATGTTGTGGAtcagttcttctgtgaaatcCCCCACATCCTCAGGCTCTCCTGCTCTGAATCAGACTACCTCAGGGAAATTGGTTTCATTGTGCTTAGTGTTCTTGCCgtatttgtgtgttttgttttcattgttgtGTCCTATGTGCAGATcttcagggctgtgctgaggatgcCCTCTGAGCAGGGACGCCACAAAGCCTTCTCCACGTGCCTCCCTCACCTGGCTGtgctctccctctttctcagcaCTGACTTTTTGGCCTACATGAAGCCCCCATCcatctcctccccatccctggacCTGGTGGTTTCATTTCTGTACTCGGTGGTGCCTCCAACACTAAACCCCCTCATCTACAGCATGCGGAACCAGGAGCTCAAGGATGCAGTGAGGAAAATGTCATGGACAAATTTCAGTAGGGATCGTCTTCTCATCTGCCTGAAAAAATGACtcacagtttttttctgaaacagtctATGTTATCTTAGAAATATTGAATGGCCTGTActgaaaaggaccataaagatcatctagtttcaaccccactgttacaggcagggtcaccaaccaccagagcaggctgcccagagcctctcatttccagcctggccttgaaagcctccagggatggggcatccacaacctctgtgggcaacctgtcccagggCTTCACTACCATCTGGGTGAAAAACCTCCTTTTAATATCTAGCCTAAACCTCCCCAGCCTCACTTTAAAACCgctcccccttgttctatcaccagCCACTGTCCTAAACAGCTGTTATCCCTTCTCTTCATACATTCCcttgaagtactggaaggccacaatgaagttTCCTCAGAATCTTCTCTTCC
This genomic interval from Lagopus muta isolate bLagMut1 chromosome 32, bLagMut1 primary, whole genome shotgun sequence contains the following:
- the LOC125686194 gene encoding olfactory receptor 14J1-like, translated to MPNSSSISQFLLLALADTRQLQLLHFWLLLGIYLAALLGNGLISTAVACHHRLHTPMYFFLLNLALLDLGCISTTLPKAMANALWDTRHISYAGCVAQTFLFVFFISAEYSLLTIMSYDRYVAICKPLHYGTLMDSRACATMAAAAWATGLLHALLHTISTFSQPLCRGNVVDQFFCEIPHILRLSCSESDYLREIGFIVLSVLAVFVCFVFIVVSYVQIFRAVLRMPSEQGRHKAFSTCLPHLAVLSLFLSTDFLAYMKPPSISSPSLDLVVSFLYSVVPPTLNPLIYSMRNQELKDAVRKMSWTNFSRDRLLICLKK